A stretch of DNA from Ricinus communis isolate WT05 ecotype wild-type chromosome 4, ASM1957865v1, whole genome shotgun sequence:
agtaaaagcttcctctagatctagaatttcttcaagtaggaagatgaTTCGTCCTCACTTTTCACTTtttgaaaagctccttagatcttaaaaagagtaataaaaactaaactaaagtgtttatgaagaactgtagagaattgCAGATACAAAAATGGTGGATAGATGCAAAGAGCAAATAGGAGAGACCTCTCATCCTTTTTCTAGAACTAGGTAtgtagagatatatatagagaagagtcCTCCACCAAGATAAGTCTCTCTAGAGATGTATATCTAAtttaagtctatctaatagataagactatAAGTATCcttatctccaccaaatactattccataaataacttttaatataaatcataataataatacaaaatgaCTTAAATTCCCCCATAGACCTTGTAATTTTCGGCTAGGCCTGCAAATAGTAGTTTATGCATCTTAATCTTGGGTCTTTGATAACAACAGTCTTATTTAAGTCCATCTTTGTGTATTTTTCTCcatatttctctctcttggCAAATATtacctgaaaatagacaattaagcttaagtgatGTTATTTtgtatcatattatatataaaaatatatattattaaagtaCTAAAACATCCTAAACATATATACATACTTTGGACCTATCAACTTATTTTAACACATAGAATTCAAGTCTATgtatacaaaatttaaaacagatattaaacatttttaatgtgttaatatttctaaaatattataaatatttgtaactttatattattattatattaatatattaattcttagtttattatcattaattttataatatatatatacatatatatatatatatatatatatatatacatacatatatatatatatatatatatatatatatatatatatatatatatatatatatatgtatgtgtgtgtgtgttttttttgtgtgtgtatatatattaaattttgaaatataaagtTTTTTGATATAGAGTGACTAAATTTTGACatgcatatttaaatttaacacataaaattaaatttatatataagacattaagaaattaaaaatatttagtttattaatatttctagaaatattacaaatatttgtaactttatattattattatggtaaCACTACAAAAATTTGACAGTTCATTGATGGAATTTTTCGaaggtaatttttttaaaattaccaaaGATTTACTGACTATTTTTAAACCATTGGTAAAAATGCTGTCAGTAAAATTTACTGACGACTTTTGAATTCTCTGTAAATTTACCGACTATATTTTAGTTGGTAAATTGTGAGcaagattttttaaaacaacATTTTACTAATGAAAATTGCACCGGTAATCCGTTTTCCATTGTCAGTAAATTGTTGTCCCATCAAAAAAATTGGAGGGAAACAATTTACTAATGATAATATAGTGCTGGTAAAGTGTCTGTAAATTTATCtacaattttttttgtcaGTATAGTCTCGCCAAAAAAAATTggaggaaaataatttatcgaTAAAATATTGTCAGATAAAATTACGTccaatttttttatcagttaATTGTAGTCCAATGATAAATGTGGAAAAAAACTTATTCTGAGATTTCATGAGTAAATAGCTGATATTTAGCAATATTTAccaatgataaataatttgtcGGTAATTTTTGTTGGTAAactattaactaatattttcatttagaaatattgatgaatattatatatatagacaatAAACATTATTGTATAAGATAAtgaacattaatattaatactgatgaataatacataaaacaaaattaacatGAATATTAACtgtaatgaatattaagttcacagataatgaatattaactgtaatgaatattaagttcacagataatgaatatttaaatataagaaaaattaattattatagaatattacgtgtaatgaatattatatgtatagaaaatgaatattttagtacatgtaaatgaaaaatatattaatatgtatgtgatctaataaatactttttgacataaattactattttctgacatatgtttttattttaatatgtgtacttattattgacacctaaaattcaagtttatatatactattatagttttatctattaatttattgataatttttatattattgtattaataaaatttataaatataaataataagaaataaattaaaagatatttaatttatcattaattttaaatattataaataattataaaatataaaagttctatttaattttatatataaatttaatttatattattatttaaaatcaaataattacaGCAGTAATACAACATGGGggtaattcataaatatataagaaaattactttatttattatttttaatataatattaatttcttaaatttattttattataatttaaaaaagtaaaacaaattTATGCGTCAAAATAGATATACatattacaataaaattttttaacacatgtcaaaatttatctcatatatatatatatatatatatatatatataatctaatataattataaaattagaatgaatcaaattaaattgaactaaaataaaaataaaaaataattattttatttattatctgtaattaaataattacgaTAATCGtataatatgtaaataaataaataattttataatatataaaaaatttatttaatataatattaattattgtaaatttatttttattataatttaaaaagtaaaaaaagcaAAGACAAGAGTTCTGGAGTgtattacttttaaaaaagagTAAAGAAATAGAGACAAAATCTCTGCACATATATTATGGCTCTCTAATTCACAATACATGTTATGaatgatattaaataatatttaatttattattattctttttaaaaaaattattattattagatattataaataattataaaatattaaatattatatataattttatttataaatttaatttatattattatttaaaattaaaataacaatacggataaaaaattaatttttataaatataaaaattacttaatatatattttttaatataacaataattttataattttttttattataattaaaaaaattaaacaacatATGGCCTGTCTCTGGACCAGTGATGGAAAGTGATCCGGGCACGTACCTACTGGTTCCTGGACCACAAGCAAACTGTTCCGGGGACCATGACATAATTCTCCAATTCTATTAGATTAGTTAATTCTTGTAGGATTCTTGGGATAGTTCTAGTTTATTTAGAttacaattctttttttagaaTACAATTCTttgtttgtaaatattagaaaatttgtCAACTGTATTTATTCATTCAACAATcaattattacattaatatttttattaaaaaaattatctggAACTACTTATCCTTCAAAACCTATTaacattatttaaatattagcaTTATTGATATTTGATTAATCTTTTCAGTCCTCTTATAATTTGAAGGCGAAACCCTATTCTAATTAACGTGAAGATTCAATTCAAGATTGATGtgtttttagttaataatatttttgaagaaaaactaaattctagtatacatttttataatgatttGATCGTACCTTTAGAATCATACagtatttcatttttttctataacaAAAATTGAAGAGAAGAGCTTGATGCgtatgataaaattattaatataagatttGTAAGATAATATCTCAAATTTAGTATTCGCAAATGTACAAATCGAATGATAATACAGGCAAGTTCACCATAAGGTCAATCTCACAAAGAACTATAGAACATATACTTGATCGATCTAAAttgtatatagatatttaagggtattttagagcgttaataatttgtttctatatataatatggtataAAGATGTGTTTTAGCtcactttagtttttcttGTCTAAATTCAGGGAATAATGCAAAATATGAGAATTTGAGTTTAAAACGCAATAATGGGCGTAATTGGACTGCATCTATTAAAGACTCGAGAATCAGACACGTGGGCTATTAATAGTTTGAGCCTAGCTTAATTCATTAAGGTCCAAAAAGGGGagtttaagtaattattatgtaattagttGATAATTATCATTTGAGTTGTTTAGTTTATTTAGGACAATAAGGAATAAACTATAGGAGTTGTGTGTGGAGAAAAGAACTCTAGAGAAGGGAATCTCTACAAGAAGTAGAGGTGAATTAGAATAGGGAGTTCCTTTGGCTACTGGGTCTCTGGGAAGAAGGGTTCCATTATTCTCTGCAGAAAATTCTGAAGTTCATCATCTTTGACATTTTGCTAGCCTGTGTTGCATCATTCTTTGAAGATTCAGAGAAGCTTTTCGAAAACGTGGAGAAAgaggaccaatcttcttcattcCTTGAAGAGCCTCTGAACTTTGAgggagttttaattttttgttttatgaatcttaagtctttctatttaattacaatgatcaTTGAATTAAGTATGTTAGGCTAAGtctcataagtgtttagtttggctttttacttatgtatgaaccttatatattttgagtttgatgaatgatttcttttccatcatatgttcattagtttcatctattattattgattgaccatcatttcaatttagtagtaatatatgttatgaaaatctttaggttaaaagtattagagacatcatctttactttaatctatgttggttagaaacctaagttgcatcattagcttgagtgacttagggaAAATGCACATTACCatctcattttttaaattagggCTTAAGGGAATTAaggggattactaagtaaaagctagactaaatgctattttatcatatagttcatattaatcattctagttgcatatttactttctggttatttaatttcttttattaaactaagaTCATTCTTAAAACATCGGCTTAGagtgtttatatttacttttagtaATTTGTGTGATAGTTGGTCTTTAGAATATATGCTCTACAATTCCTtgtgagatcgacctcgtggtgagcTTACCCAAACTGCCATTCGGTTCgtacacttgcgagtacttatttagacacatcaagtttttggcgctgttgccggggaattgtgtcaatattatattgattaattgtcaaatatcgttttttgtgttttttgtgTGTTGcatgttatttatttctgttctatttttttttaaattctgtttttaagtttttctgaaaattttcatttgattttatatgcCTAGCAGGAAAACGAGATCAGGTGATTCATCAACTCAAAATCCCTACAACTTGAGATCAACTGTTAAAAAAGCAGAAGGAGACCAAGAGGTAGAGAATGAGTTTGTACCTCCAAGAGGAAttgaatttgaagaaaagTTGGAATAAGAGTTGGAAGAAGAAGTTGAGATAATGGATAATGATCAAAGGGAAGTTGCAGCACAAAGGTAAATGGCCATGAAGGACTATGCTCGTCCGATAATTGGTAACACTACTTCATGCATAGTCTTAGGCGATGCATCTAGAAATTATGAGCTTAAGAACATCCATTTTAATATGCTCCCATCATTCTATGGTATACCTAATGAGGATGCATTGACATTCATTAGAGAGTTCTATGCTATAGTTCACACATTCCCATTATCTGGACTCAATGAAGATCAATTAAAGATGAGATGTTTCCCTTACTCATTAAAAGATAAAGCAAAGGCTTGGTTAATGACCTTGCctcctaattctttgagaactTGAGAtgaagtttataaaaaatttatgagtaaATTTTACTTACATCAAAAGATCAAAGAATTAAGGGCTGAGATTTCCAATTTTCATCAAAAGGATACTGAATCCTTTTACGAAGCATGGGACCGCTTCAAATCACTTTTACTACAATGCCCACACCATGGATACCCACTTCCTGTTACTAACAATCATTTTATGATggtttaatacaataataccAACGTATGGTTGATAATGCAGCTGGGGGTGCTATGCTAAAAAGAACTACTTATGAGGTTTATGACatctttgagatgttagaAGCCAATTCACAACAAAAGAGTGTGAGAACAAAAAGAGTAGGAGTGAATGAAGTTGTATCTAATAATGAGATGGCTATGCAAATAGCCAAATTAACTAAGCAAGTTAAGATTCTTGCTTCAACTAAGAATGTACAAAGCAATGAGGTATGCGGTATATGTGGTGTTTATGGTCATGGTGCTAACGTTTGTTCGTCTTATAAGACTTATGCAGGAGATGATTATGAACAGGTTAACTTGATGGAATCTTATCAACCTAGGCAACCTAGGAATAATCCATACTCCAACACTTATAATCCAGGATGGAGGAATCATCCAAATTTTTCCTAGAGAAATAACAATCATAACCTACCATAAATATTGAGAAACCAAAACCAGCCCCAGTATCAGAATCAAGAGCCTGAATACCCAAGGAACCAAAACCCTCTATTCCCTAATCAAGGACAAGCCCCTCAAAGAAAACCAAGTTTGGAGGAAACACTCAAATCTTTTATGACGGCTACCCATGACAGAATGGAGAGGAATAAGAAGAAAACTGATTTCATAGAAGCTTCAGTAAAGCGATTGGAAATTCAAATTGGGCAAATTGCTGAAATGgtacaagaaaataagaaagaaaaattgccAAGTCAACCTGAGCAAGCTAAAGCAATCACTGTTCTTAAGGATGGtgagttatttgataataCTGTTGAAAATCTAATTGAAAAAGATTCTTCTTACGCAGGtacaaaaagaaggaagaataGAGCCCAATCTTGGGCAGAAAGAGAAAGACAATGAGGCGTTTTTAGGACCTGAGTTTCATAGACAATGAGGCATTTTTAGGACCTGAGTTTTATAAGGCAGCTGAGCCTTATAAGCCTCCTATTCCGTTCCCGAATAGAttgaaagaaagcaaacaGGATAAgcaattttctaaaattttttatatgctttCTAAAGTTAACATTAATTTGCCCTTGTTGGATGTGATCAGGAATATGCCAGCTtatgctaagttctttaaGGAACTCAATTCCAACAAGAGGAGATATGGGAATAATGAAAAAGTTATGGTGTCTGAAACAACAAGTGCAGTTCTCCAACAACAGTTACCTCCTAAGATGAAAGACCCTAGGAGCTTTACCATTGATATTACAATGAGGGACAAAAAGGTTGCTAAAGCCATGTTGGATTTGGGAGCAAGCATCAATTTGATGCCATATTCAACATATGCACAACTTGGCTTAGGAGAACTGAAGCCAACCACAATGTCTCTGCAACTGGCTGATAGGTCAATTAAATATCCAAGAGGCATAATGGAAGACTTGCTGACTCAGGTAGGAAAACTAATAATCCCTGTTGACTTTGTGGTTCTAGACATGGAAGGAACATCATCAAGGGATAAGAAGCAAACAATACTCCTTGGTAGACCTTTCATGGCAACTACCAAGACAGTTATTGACGTGCACAATGGGAAGCTGATTATGACAGTCTTAGGAGAGACTGtagaatttaaagtgtttgattctctaacCATATCTCCAAGcatttcaattgatgaatgttcATATGTTGATTGCatggattattttgtttatgaaACATATTTACAGGATAAGGATGATAAGTTAGAAGTTGCATTAATATTGGAAAAGCATGAAGAATGTTTAGATCAAGAAGTCTTAGACATACATGATAAGTTAGATGAAGCTATTTCAGTGTTATCTGATGAAAGCACTATTGAACCTTTAGATTTACCCTTTGAAAGCAAATCAGAAATTATTGATGAACCACCTAAGGTTGAGCTTAAGGAGTTGCTTAACACACTTAAATATTTCTTCTTAGGAGAAAAGAATACATATCCAGTGATCATAGCCTTTGATCTTTCTCCTTTAGAGGAAGAGGCAACTATTAGAGAATTAAGAAGACTTAAAAAAGCTATTAGGTGGGGAATTTATGATATTATGGGGATTAGTCCAACAATGTGTatgcataaaattattttagaagaaAATTCTAAAGCGGTTAGAGATACACAATGACAACTTAATCCCAATATGAAAGTAAAAAAGGAAGTTAAGAAGTTATTGGATGAGGGTATTATATACCTTATAACTGATAGTAATTGGGTAAGCCCTGTTCATTTACTACCTAAAAAGTCAGGCACAACAGttgttaaaaatgaaaaaggggAGTTAGTCCCCACAAGAATGACAACAGGGTGGAGAatgtgtattgattatagaaaGTTAAACGCAGCAACAAAGAAGGATcattttcctctttcttttattgatcaaaCATTAGAGTGTTTAGCAGGACatgaattttattgttttcttgatggacTTTCAGGATATTACCAGGTACCCATTGCACCTGAAGATCAAGAAAGGACAACTTTCACATGTCCCTTTAGAACTTTTGTGTTTAGAAGGATGCCTTTTGGGCTGTGCAATGCTCCAGCAACATTCCAAAGATGTatgctttctattttttctgaCATGTTAGAAGACTGCAtcgaggtatttatggatgatttCTCAGTTTTTGGTTCCTCATTTGATGCATGTCTAAGTAATATGACTCGTGTACTTGAGAGATGCATTGGATGTAACTTAACATTGAGTTGGGAAAAGAGTCATTTCATGGTTAAACAAGGTATTGTGCTAGGACATGTTGTTTCTAGTAAAGGTATTGAAGTAGACCAAGCAAAAATCGATTTAATTGCCAAATTTCCCCCTCCTACTTCAGTAAAGGGCATTAGAAGTTTTCTTGGCCATGCAGGATTTTATAGGCATTTTATTAAAGACTTTTCTAAAATAACTCATCCTTTAACTAAATTGCTAGCTAAAGatgttaactttatttttaatgatgcaTGCCTATCTGCTTTTAACATCTTGAAAGAAAGATTGACTAGTGCACCAGTTATTGTGGCACCTGATTGTATGCTATAGGAGCGGTCTTAGGCCAAAGAGTTGATAAAGCGTTACATGTAATATATTATGCTAGCAAAACTCTTGATGATGCTCAAGTAAACTATTCGACaactgaaaaagaatttctagtTGTTGTATATTTACTAGACAAATTTAGATCTTACTTGGTGGGATCTAAAGTTATTGTTCATTCAGATCATGCAGCTTTGAGATATCTTCTAACTAAGCCTAATGTTAAACCACAACTTATTAGGTGGGTGCTCTTTTTGCAAGAGTTTGATATAgagataaaagataaaaaaaagggAGTGAAAATGTAGTAGCAGATCACCTTTCAAGGttgatttttgattttgataaccTTGGttctaaaaaagtaattaatgagACTTTCCCTGATGAACAATTGTTTGTGGTAAGTCATGAGCCATGGTATGCTGACATTGTGAACTATTTGGCATGTGGTGTTATGAGAACTGACTTACCTTGGCAGGAAAAGAAACTATTTCTATCAGGGTGTAGGCATTATTATTGGGATGACCCGTATTTGTTTAAACATTGTTCCGATGAAATGATTAGAAGATGTGTTCCTGAAGATGAGCAACAAAGCGTTTTGGCCTTTTGCCATAAAATGCATTGTGGGGGTCACTTTGGTGGTAAGAAAACAGCTTACAGGGTTCTGCAATCAGGTTTCTTCTGGCCTTCGTTATTTAAAGATGCTCATATTTTTTGTGCTAAATGTGATAGGTGCCAAAGAAGTGGAAATATTAGCAAACGAACTGAAATGCCTCAGACTTTTAATCTTGTGGTTGAACTATTTGATGTATAGGGTATCGATTTTATGGGACCATTTCCACCTTCTCATGGTTATGAATATAtacttgttgttgttgattaTGTGTCTAAATAGGTAGAAGTAATAGCTACACGAACTAATGACACTAAGATAGTATGCAAATTCGTagaagataatatttttagcagGTTTGGAACACCTAGAGCAATCATTAGCGACGGGGGAACACATTTTTGCAACAAGGTATTTAGCGCcttattaaagaaatatggAGCAACTCATAGAGTTACAACaccttatcacccacaaacatCAGGACAGGTGGAAGTTAGCAATAGACAAATTAAGTCAATGCTTGAGAAATCAGTGCGCCCATCTAGAAAAGATTGGGCTATGCACTTGAATAATGCTCTGTGGGCATATCGAACGGCTTATAAAACACCGATTGGAATGAGTCCTTATAGATTAGTATACGGCAAGGCTTGCCATTTACCGGTCGAATTAGAACATAAAGCATATTGGGCTATTAAGGAGCTTAATATGGACTTAACTAAAGCAGGTGAAGAGCGTTTGTTGCATCTAAATGAGCTAGAAGAAATGCGTAGTGAGGCATATGAGAATGCCAAGCTATACAAATAAAGGACCAAGAAGCAACATGATAAGAGTTTACTTCGTAAATCTTTTGTCCCTAGAAtgaaagtattattatttaactcatGCTTTAAACTTTTTCTAGGAAAGCTTAGATCCAGATGGAATGGACCCTTCGAAGTAATAATGGTTCTCAATCATGGTGCGGTGGAATTACGTAACATTAAGACCCAAGAAcaattcaaagttaatggcCATCGCTTAAAGCTATACTATGAAGGGATGACCTATGGACATGAAGTGGAGTGCATGGAAGCACCTCCAATTTGAAATAACTTTTGTGAATGTCTAGCTATAGACAACAAATTTAGCACTTGTGTATtacatattttctatttttactattttagttttcaatttaaagtattttctcGCTTTGTTTTTAGGAATCTGCAAGAGATTCAACCATCCAAGCACATGCACAATCATCAAGTACAACAAAGGAGCTTTATATGGTAAcacttaatttattagtcGATATTGTGCTTCAAGTATTTATAAGATTATGTGTATTATATAAGGGTCATTTAGTTAGGATTGCAATGCTTGTCTTTAGTTAggaatttagttttaattctAGTCAAGTCATCCTTGATAGCTTAGTCTTTTTTtcctattattattagatacaattcaattttttgtttttaatttttttttttaaaaatatttttgcgTGAGCTGCAGATGCCCCCGTGAGGTGCATAGCAGCGGGACCCCGTGGGCAAGCACCCGAGAGCCGCAGATGCTCCCGCGACCTCGTGGCCCATCCGCCAGGAGCCGGAGAGGGGGGGGTGGGGGGCGgaaccccaaaaaaaaaagaaaaaaagaaaaaaaaagagttgagcaactttaatttgaaatacaTTAAGACTCCAAAGTTGTTCTCCCACCAAAATACCAAAAAGACTTTTATTTGAATTCAAAAACACACCTCTCCAAAACCTTAACCCTCATATAGaactctattttttttctttcctttcctcCATTAACACCACCtcctattttctctctcctcatttttctttctctctctacaaaaaacctcaatttttctttcaaaacttcaAAATCTTTACCCAGCAATCCTTATTCTACCCATTCCATAAGTAAATAATGGCCCCAAAGAAGAGAACAAGAAAAGAGAAGGGGAAAGAGATAGTCTCAAGCTCTCATAAAGAAGAACAAAGCTTAAAGGCAACTTATGGAGCTCCTTTTGATCTTTATTCTCATAAAGAGGGCAATCGATTCCTTAGCCTTGCTTCAAGAGAGCAAGTTTCACGTAAGTTCTTGGATGCTCCCTCTCTAgttaagttaaatatttttgagagAATGATGATACTCTTGGATAGATTAGGATGGAAGGATTTTGCCTTTAACTCATTGCCatcatataatgaattaacTTTAGAGTTTTTCACAACTCTACATTATGATCCTTCCAATGACAAGGAGTTTAAGGTAAAATTGTTTGGGCATAACTATCCTGTTACTATTGATGCAATTGTCCAAGCTTTTGGTTTAAAGAAGGAGGTATTTGTGAGCAACATCATAAGTTTGATTTGGGtaagttttggaaaaaactAACGGGTCAagataaatatgatattaataacATGCCAAATAATGTCTTCAATGATCattgttatttgcttatttcaaaattcatgTGTGGAGGCATCTTTGGCAGGAAAGAGACAAATAAGGTGAGGAAGCAAGAACTAAATATTCTATGGTTTTTCGATACCCATAAATCTATTTCTTCGACATACTTTATTATGCAAAGTTTACTAAGGACACCGACTAGACCTAAGAATTGTATCGGGTTAGGACATATTATTACAGGGTTGGCTATGTATCTTTATAGTTTTGATTCGGAGTCTTCTCCATATAAGGCATTACCCTCCGTGAGTAATTTAGATACTAATGCATTGATTAGAGCTAATTTGGTAAATTTTCGTGGTGGTCCTCTTACTTTTAAGCACGAGTGGAGGTAGTAGTAGTGTGGCTAGAGATGAGCCACCAAGACATGATATGGAGGAAGAATCGGATAGTGAAGAAAGTAGAGGGCAAGAATGGGGTAATCAAGGTTGGCACCAAGTTTTAACTCAACTTCAAGAGATGAACACCAACCTTAACCAACGGCTCGATGCCTTTGATTCTCGATTGGCTAATATGGAGAAGA
This window harbors:
- the LOC125369840 gene encoding uncharacterized protein LOC125369840 gives rise to the protein MVDNAAGGAMLKRTTYEVYDIFEMLEANSQQKSVRTKRVGVNEVVSNNEMAMQIAKLTKQVKILASTKNVQSNEVCGICGVYGHGANVCSSYKTYAGDDYEQPQYQNQEPEYPRNQNPLFPNQGQAPQRKPSLEETLKSFMTATHDRMERNKKKTDFIEASVKRLEIQIGQIAEMVQENKKEKLPSQPEQAKAITVLKDGELFDNTVENLIEKDSSYAGPEFYKAAEPYKPPIPFPNRLKESKQDKQFSKIFYMLSKVNINLPLLDVIRNMPAYAKFFKELNSNKRRYGNNEKVMVSETTSAVLQQQLPPKMKDPRSFTIDITMRDKKVAKAMLDLGASINLMPYSTYAQLGLGELKPTTMSLQLADRSIKYPRGIMEDLLTQVGKLIIPVDFVVLDMEGTSSRDKKQTILLGRPFMATTKTVIDVHNGKLIMTVLGETVEFKVFDSLTISPSISIDECSYVDCMDYFVYETYLQDKDDKLEVALILEKHEECLDQEVLDIHDKLDEAISVLSDESTIEPLDLPFESKSEIIDEPPKVELKELLNTLKYFFLGEKNTYPVIIAFDLSPLEEEATIRELRRLKKAIRWGIYDIMGISPTMCMHKIILEENSKAVRDTQ